A stretch of DNA from Methanolinea mesophila:
TAATGTTCGCCGGGAATTTCCAGGGCAGGACGCAGACCATGCCGCTCGCCATCTACACCACCATGCAGGGAGACCTCAACGACGCCCTCTGCCTCTCGATCATCCTGGTGGTCATCTCGTTCGCGGTAATCCTCATGGTGAAGTATATCACCCGGAGACTGGTCTGATGCTCTCGGTCGGGGTGAAGAAAGAGCTCCGGGACTTTACCCTCGACGTCTCGCTCTCTGTCCGCGAAGGCGAGACCCTGATATTGATCGGGGAGAACGGCGCAGGGAAATCGACGGTGCTATCTCTCGTATCCGGGCTCCTTTCTCCTGACCGCGGGGTAATAACGCTTGGCGACCGGGTGCTCTTCTCCGCCCCCGGGCGGATCAACGTCCCGCCCGAACGCCGGAACATCGGCCACCTCTTCCAGTCGTACGCCCTGTTCCCCCACCTTTCGGTCTTCGAGAACGTCGCGTTCGGCCTCCGGTGCCGGAACCTGGGAAAACAGGAGATCGTCCGGAAGGTCGGGGAGTTCCTGGAAGGAATGGACCTGGCTTCCCTTTCCGGTGAACCGGCCGGCCGGCTCTCGGGAGGGCAGCGGCAGCGGGTGGCCCTGGCCCGGGCACTCGTGCTCGAACCCGATCTCCTGCTGCTCGACGAACCGCTCGCGGCGCTCGACGTGAAGTCCAGGGTATCGATGAGAAAGGAACTGAAGGAATCGATCGCCGCCGCGGGGATACCCGCGGTCATCGTCTCGCACCATTTCGAGGACGCCCTGGCGCTCGGGGACCAGGTATGCCTTATGGAGCAGGGCAGGATCACCGCCCGGGGATCTCCCCGCGACCTGATGACCGTTAAAAACAATGCGTTTATTTCCAGTTTTTTCTGCCACTGCGAGACGTGCAGGGATCGGTGAGTCCAGGCCCTTTAACCCTGGCAGAATTCAAATATTTTTTGTTTATTTCCGGAATAATCGATTATATCATCGAATTTTTTGAAGAGAGAGTTTCATACCTCTTGTCTCGATACCCCTGGGCGGATTCGAACCGCCGTCGCCGGATCCAAAGTCCTGCATGATTGACCGCTACACTACAGGGGTGCACGTTGTCGACACTCCCTGTCCGGGAGGGCCGGTCACAAATTCCGGGAGGGAGACTTGTGCACCTACCCGTTGGATAG
This window harbors:
- a CDS encoding ABC transporter ATP-binding protein produces the protein MLSVGVKKELRDFTLDVSLSVREGETLILIGENGAGKSTVLSLVSGLLSPDRGVITLGDRVLFSAPGRINVPPERRNIGHLFQSYALFPHLSVFENVAFGLRCRNLGKQEIVRKVGEFLEGMDLASLSGEPAGRLSGGQRQRVALARALVLEPDLLLLDEPLAALDVKSRVSMRKELKESIAAAGIPAVIVSHHFEDALALGDQVCLMEQGRITARGSPRDLMTVKNNAFISSFFCHCETCRDR